A portion of the Paenibacillus hamazuiensis genome contains these proteins:
- a CDS encoding PepSY-associated TM helix domain-containing protein: MKKNRQLHLWIGFICSVFILVESVTGLILSEPWLVGAGKGEGGGMRPQMAVQSQAAPGGAALSANGSSGQTQGQAEGQAQSSQFAAGSPSAAAEGSAAPAARQNGEGAGVGAKAVSSLYGMIKGLHEGRVGGTNVKILADLTAIGLIFLTVSGIVLSIQTLRAQAKSRKRRKADHRLLREMEQESPA, encoded by the coding sequence ATGAAAAAGAACAGACAGCTGCATTTATGGATTGGTTTCATCTGCTCGGTATTTATTTTGGTCGAATCGGTGACCGGGCTTATTTTATCGGAGCCGTGGCTCGTCGGAGCCGGAAAAGGAGAAGGCGGAGGCATGCGTCCGCAGATGGCGGTTCAGTCGCAGGCCGCGCCGGGCGGAGCCGCTTTGTCCGCGAACGGTTCGTCCGGACAAACGCAGGGCCAAGCGGAAGGACAGGCGCAGAGTTCACAGTTCGCGGCAGGCTCGCCATCCGCGGCCGCCGAGGGTAGCGCAGCCCCGGCTGCGCGTCAAAACGGCGAAGGAGCGGGAGTTGGCGCAAAAGCCGTCTCCAGCCTGTACGGCATGATTAAAGGGCTGCACGAGGGCAGGGTCGGCGGGACCAACGTAAAGATATTGGCCGATCTGACCGCGATCGGACTGATCTTTTTAACCGTGAGCGGCATCGTCTTGTCGATACAAACGCTGCGGGCCCAGGCAAAGTCGAGGAAACGCAGAAAGGCCGACCACCGGCTGCTGCGTGAAATGGAGCAGGAGAGTCCGGCTTGA
- a CDS encoding ABC transporter ATP-binding protein produces the protein MSMIELKDIRKTYYRGSEELPILKSISLSVDTGEFVAIVGPSGSGKSTLMNTIGLLDVPTSGSYTLDGVATEKMSDDALAELRNRKIGFIFQQFNLLPRLTALENVELPMIYSGVPKKERRERAQQMLENLGMGARSDHRPSQLSGGQQQRVAIARALAVGPSLLLADEPTGALDSKTGQEVLELMLQLNESGNTIVLITHDLHIAEHAKRIVTIRDGLIVGDMINERQSPGKEAMEATV, from the coding sequence ATGAGCATGATTGAGCTTAAGGACATCCGTAAAACGTATTACCGGGGCTCCGAGGAGCTGCCGATTTTGAAGAGCATCTCGCTTTCCGTAGATACCGGGGAATTCGTCGCAATCGTCGGTCCGAGCGGGTCGGGAAAATCGACGCTGATGAATACGATCGGCCTGCTCGACGTGCCGACCTCCGGATCCTACACGCTGGACGGCGTCGCTACCGAAAAAATGTCCGACGATGCGCTCGCGGAGCTGCGCAACCGGAAAATCGGCTTTATTTTTCAGCAGTTCAATTTGCTGCCGCGGCTGACCGCACTGGAAAATGTGGAGCTGCCGATGATTTATTCCGGCGTTCCGAAGAAGGAGCGAAGAGAGCGCGCGCAGCAGATGCTGGAGAACCTCGGCATGGGGGCCCGTTCCGATCACCGCCCCAGCCAGCTGTCGGGGGGGCAGCAGCAGCGCGTGGCGATTGCCAGAGCGCTCGCCGTAGGTCCGTCGCTGCTGCTGGCCGACGAACCGACCGGGGCGCTCGATTCGAAGACCGGGCAAGAGGTGCTGGAGCTGATGCTTCAGCTCAACGAATCGGGCAATACGATCGTGCTGATTACGCATGACCTGCACATTGCGGAGCATGCCAAAAGAATTGTAACGATCCGGGACGGCCTCATCGTCGGAGATATGATCAATGAACGGCAGTCGCCGGGCAAAGAGGCAATGGAGGCGACGGTATGA
- a CDS encoding ABC transporter permease produces the protein MKITELIQMALRTVTASWMRTLLTMLGVIIGVSSVVTLVSIGRGTSAQIEQQYENMGTNLLVVNVMNQGRATQLDYNEIMKFEGFPEINGIAPSVSSSLNVKSSVKYDTEDDSKYTVMGTNERYLSILKSTLKAGRFVTEADLDLRTNVAVLGANVVDALFGSVNPIDKTINVNGIQFTVVGTLNKKGSSLGGTSADDMVIVPLTTAQRQLGIGSIRTAYVEATSKDDITTAQNTITSFLTYKFKSSNGFRILNQDQLLTARTEAASTLTSQLVSVACISLLVGGIGIMNIMLVTVSERTREIGIRKSIGAKRRNILMQFLVEAVVISGFGGLIGLVLGVGLAKLWPLINPKQMTIISLDICMYAFLFSVLVGIIFGLYPANKASKLRPIDALRTD, from the coding sequence ATGAAAATCACCGAATTGATCCAGATGGCGCTCAGAACCGTTACGGCCAGCTGGATGCGGACGCTGCTTACGATGCTCGGCGTCATCATCGGCGTAAGCTCGGTCGTTACGCTCGTATCGATCGGCAGAGGCACGTCGGCGCAAATCGAGCAGCAGTATGAAAACATGGGAACGAACCTGCTTGTCGTCAACGTGATGAACCAGGGGCGCGCCACACAGCTCGACTACAATGAAATTATGAAATTCGAAGGATTTCCGGAAATTAACGGCATCGCCCCGTCGGTGTCCTCCAGCCTGAACGTCAAATCGAGCGTGAAATACGATACGGAGGACGATTCGAAATATACGGTGATGGGGACCAACGAGCGGTATTTGTCGATTTTGAAGTCGACGCTCAAGGCAGGGCGGTTTGTTACGGAGGCGGACCTTGATCTGCGGACGAATGTGGCCGTTCTCGGTGCCAATGTGGTGGATGCGCTGTTCGGCAGTGTGAATCCGATCGACAAGACGATCAACGTGAACGGTATCCAGTTTACGGTGGTCGGCACGCTGAACAAGAAGGGCTCCAGCCTCGGCGGCACGTCGGCCGACGACATGGTCATCGTTCCGCTGACGACTGCACAGCGCCAGCTTGGCATCGGCAGCATTCGCACCGCATATGTCGAGGCCACGTCGAAGGACGATATTACAACGGCGCAAAACACGATCACCTCTTTTTTAACCTATAAATTCAAAAGCTCGAACGGCTTCCGCATTCTCAACCAGGACCAGCTGCTGACGGCGCGGACCGAAGCGGCGAGCACGCTCACCAGCCAGCTCGTCAGCGTTGCCTGCATCTCGCTGCTTGTCGGCGGCATCGGCATTATGAACATCATGCTCGTGACGGTCAGCGAGCGGACGCGGGAAATCGGGATCCGCAAATCGATCGGCGCCAAGCGGCGCAACATCCTGATGCAATTTCTCGTCGAGGCGGTCGTCATCAGCGGCTTCGGCGGGCTGATCGGCCTCGTGCTCGGGGTCGGGCTGGCCAAGTTATGGCCGCTGATCAACCCGAAGCAAATGACCATCATTTCTCTTGATATTTGTATGTACGCCTTTTTGTTTTCCGTCCTTGTCGGCATCATATTCGGATTGTATCCGGCGAACAAAGCCTCCAAGCTGCGGCCTATCGACGCTCTGCGCACGGACTGA
- a CDS encoding efflux RND transporter periplasmic adaptor subunit — MKIGKKGVIITLVAVLACGGGTYAYLYKNPLKSKQQTAVQETTYTVRKGSIRATISGTAQLEPQEQQSIVAPKEGMIKTINLSRNQTVKKGDLLLEIYDSDLEARLDQAKLTLSQYESDMQDLQAQAAALKTIAPVGGKLILSTNISEGASVSKTTKIATIADSQNLTVTLPFLQEEASQIHEGDTVQLTIDGYMLTKTGIVSSVSSGVKSDAKGNRLVDVFVRVDNDGSMDAGQTVKGTVTIGGLKVDSKAQGTLQYKTTVNVLAGVSGTIDHLAIKENRIVNKGELIGTIVSDTLQKDITNKQNQITQQTKTVKDLEDQMEKLKVYAPFDGIFSTDFADQKKNVLASYPVGTTIENNVALGAVASLDYLQLPIKVDELDLPKIQVGQKAEVKVDAVPGKTFQGEVTQVSTVGTVSNGVTTYTAVVTLKNTSELKYTMTATADILIQDKKDVLVVPVEAVKQRNGKRVVALKKADGTIEADHEVKIGANTSTLIEITDGLKEGDTIVIQGATQRGKLSEQEIQQMRNQFQQGNRNSGSTGGNNRSSNTGGAGAGGFGGPPPGF; from the coding sequence ATGAAAATCGGCAAAAAAGGAGTCATCATCACCTTGGTCGCTGTGCTGGCGTGCGGTGGCGGTACTTACGCTTATTTGTATAAAAACCCTTTGAAAAGCAAACAACAAACGGCTGTGCAGGAAACGACCTACACGGTGAGAAAAGGCAGCATCCGCGCGACGATTTCCGGCACTGCTCAGCTGGAACCGCAGGAACAGCAAAGCATCGTCGCTCCGAAAGAAGGGATGATCAAAACGATCAACCTGTCGCGCAACCAAACCGTGAAAAAAGGCGATTTGCTGCTTGAGATTTACGATTCCGATCTGGAGGCAAGGCTTGATCAAGCGAAGCTGACGCTCAGCCAATACGAATCGGACATGCAGGATCTGCAGGCGCAAGCCGCGGCGCTCAAGACCATAGCTCCGGTCGGCGGCAAGCTGATCCTGTCCACCAATATCAGCGAAGGAGCCAGCGTCTCCAAAACAACGAAAATCGCGACCATCGCCGACAGCCAAAACTTGACGGTCACGCTCCCTTTCCTTCAGGAAGAAGCTTCGCAAATCCATGAAGGCGATACGGTACAGCTCACCATCGACGGCTATATGCTGACGAAAACCGGCATTGTGAGCTCCGTATCTTCGGGGGTCAAGTCCGATGCGAAGGGGAACCGGCTTGTGGACGTGTTCGTCCGCGTCGACAACGACGGGTCGATGGACGCGGGGCAAACCGTTAAAGGAACCGTAACCATCGGCGGCTTGAAGGTGGACTCCAAAGCCCAAGGGACACTTCAATATAAAACAACGGTGAACGTTCTCGCCGGCGTTTCCGGCACGATCGATCACCTGGCGATCAAGGAAAACCGAATAGTGAACAAAGGCGAACTTATCGGCACGATCGTCAGCGATACGCTGCAGAAAGATATTACGAACAAGCAAAACCAGATTACCCAGCAGACGAAAACGGTGAAGGATCTCGAGGATCAAATGGAGAAGCTGAAGGTTTACGCTCCGTTCGACGGCATCTTCTCCACCGACTTTGCCGATCAGAAGAAAAACGTGCTCGCTTCTTATCCGGTCGGAACGACGATTGAAAACAATGTCGCGCTCGGCGCGGTAGCGAGCCTCGACTACCTGCAATTACCGATCAAGGTCGACGAGCTGGATTTGCCGAAAATCCAGGTCGGGCAAAAAGCCGAAGTGAAGGTTGATGCGGTTCCGGGCAAAACGTTCCAAGGGGAGGTTACGCAAGTATCGACCGTCGGTACGGTCAGCAACGGAGTAACGACTTATACCGCGGTCGTGACCTTGAAAAACACGTCGGAGCTCAAGTACACGATGACGGCGACGGCGGATATTTTGATCCAGGATAAAAAGGATGTGCTTGTCGTCCCCGTGGAAGCGGTCAAGCAGCGGAACGGCAAGCGGGTTGTTGCTTTGAAAAAAGCCGACGGTACGATCGAAGCGGATCACGAAGTGAAGATCGGCGCGAACACGAGCACGCTGATCGAGATTACCGACGGTCTCAAGGAAGGCGATACGATCGTCATCCAGGGCGCAACGCAAAGAGGAAAGCTGTCCGAGCAGGAAATCCAGCAAATGCGCAACCAGTTCCAGCAGGGCAACCGGAACAGCGGCAGCACGGGCGGCAATAACAGATCGAGCAATACGGGCGGAGCAGGCGCAGGAGGTTTCGGAGGTCCGCCGCCGGGATTCTAA